One stretch of Verrucomicrobiota bacterium DNA includes these proteins:
- a CDS encoding PEP-CTERM sorting domain-containing protein (PEP-CTERM proteins occur, often in large numbers, in the proteomes of bacteria that also encode an exosortase, a predicted intramembrane cysteine proteinase. The presence of a PEP-CTERM domain at a protein's C-terminus predicts cleavage within the sorting domain, followed by covalent anchoring to some some component of the (usually Gram-negative) cell surface. Many PEP-CTERM proteins exhibit an unusual sequence composition that includes large numbers of potential glycosylation sites. Expression of one such protein has been shown restore the ability of a bacterium to form floc, a type of biofilm.), producing the protein MMKPLTQLIASRSRSILPSGACFLAIAVISSGPAFGIIEVEGSFDPTDASFWINGGNSATSGILGTAAGNSTLDVDGGSLLALDELITSDDGAATSTVTVTGSNSRINTTANISIGEFGVGNLTVSAGGSVEGEEIKSSNWLGSEGTIRVTGAGSTLTARSRLIIGEEALGRLEILDGGVVNTLELAVSNLAQSEGHVTVSGNGSQLNATDESNFASEDDATLTISDGGEATFDAPVFFGRNGDMEVLVESGGRLQVGSLLAAQGSGSDVGVTVTGSGSEFIIDADATFSDDGNSTVLISDGGRLQAGSLLTSFFTPGEAVVTVTGSGSQLIVDTDFTLSDDGTSFLNILDGGLVDVAGELRAAAFLDSSEATINVDGAGSELEADLLVIAHTGSTFLNVTNGGTIDVAGEIIVGGDGETGIGFVNVSGGSLVRSGLDTLIGDSPDTVGTATVTGAGTRWEAGQLWVGTAGDGTLNLLDGAEMSVTGPSRLAFEVGSAAQVNVRGSGTVWRGTGSDGELLIAQGGAATVNVSQGARINMDQSIRVFSNGTMNLLVDGNNMVTAGNSEDFVNNGTVNLLAGAELASGTYAPISAGGGLSGAGTFQGVGGTWNASTNEFEVSAITSDTSGDLGGRRVRYAPDLVVGFSEGVGAETFEATALDVTSIDGQDVLIAYDFETTMPDQLTVLSFQIGSGIDDSLLNIWFQADGSTIWSAFTPVIQAYDGDQFSFGVTQFSSYAVTVVPEPATTWLIALGAALTLLRRRRRG; encoded by the coding sequence ATGATGAAACCTCTCACGCAGCTGATTGCTTCCAGAAGCCGCTCAATTCTCCCGTCCGGAGCCTGTTTTTTGGCGATAGCTGTCATTAGCTCCGGTCCGGCCTTTGGCATCATCGAAGTAGAAGGTAGCTTTGATCCGACGGACGCATCCTTCTGGATCAATGGCGGCAATTCTGCGACTTCAGGCATCCTCGGTACGGCGGCAGGCAACAGTACACTGGACGTCGATGGAGGATCGTTGCTTGCACTGGATGAACTGATCACAAGTGACGATGGCGCGGCCACGTCCACCGTCACGGTGACCGGCAGCAACTCACGAATCAATACCACGGCGAACATTTCGATCGGCGAATTTGGTGTTGGCAATTTGACCGTCTCCGCCGGAGGATCGGTAGAAGGCGAGGAAATCAAATCCAGTAACTGGCTGGGCAGCGAGGGAACGATCAGGGTCACGGGTGCGGGGTCGACGTTGACCGCTCGCAGTCGGCTGATTATTGGGGAGGAAGCTTTGGGTCGCCTGGAAATCCTCGATGGAGGCGTGGTCAATACACTCGAATTGGCGGTTTCCAACTTGGCTCAGTCCGAAGGACACGTGACGGTCAGCGGCAACGGGTCGCAGCTCAACGCCACGGATGAATCCAATTTTGCTTCGGAAGATGATGCGACGTTGACCATTTCCGACGGGGGTGAGGCCACCTTTGATGCACCCGTGTTTTTTGGCCGGAACGGGGATATGGAGGTCTTGGTGGAGAGCGGCGGGCGACTGCAGGTAGGCAGTTTGCTGGCTGCGCAGGGCTCTGGCAGCGATGTCGGTGTGACGGTGACGGGAAGCGGCTCAGAATTCATCATCGATGCAGATGCAACCTTTTCGGATGATGGAAACTCGACGGTACTCATCAGCGATGGCGGGCGTCTTCAAGCTGGAAGTTTGTTGACTTCATTTTTTACTCCTGGCGAAGCGGTCGTGACTGTGACGGGAAGTGGTTCGCAGTTGATCGTAGATACGGACTTCACGCTTTCCGATGACGGCACTTCGTTTCTGAACATCCTAGATGGTGGCTTGGTCGATGTGGCGGGCGAGTTACGTGCCGCTGCGTTTTTAGACAGTTCTGAAGCCACGATCAACGTGGATGGGGCTGGCAGTGAACTGGAAGCGGACCTGCTGGTTATTGCCCATACCGGATCGACATTTTTGAACGTCACCAATGGCGGCACCATTGACGTAGCGGGCGAAATTATCGTCGGTGGTGATGGCGAGACGGGCATAGGTTTTGTCAACGTCAGCGGCGGATCGCTGGTGCGGAGCGGATTGGACACGCTGATCGGCGATAGCCCTGATACGGTCGGAACGGCCACGGTTACCGGAGCGGGCACGCGATGGGAAGCCGGCCAGTTATGGGTCGGGACGGCCGGCGATGGCACGTTGAACCTGTTGGATGGTGCTGAAATGTCGGTCACGGGCCCCAGCCGGTTGGCCTTTGAAGTCGGCTCCGCCGCGCAGGTAAACGTCCGTGGTAGCGGCACAGTCTGGAGAGGAACCGGCAGCGATGGCGAATTGTTGATCGCTCAAGGCGGGGCCGCCACGGTCAACGTCTCGCAGGGCGCCCGCATCAACATGGACCAGAGCATTCGCGTTTTCTCGAACGGCACGATGAACCTGCTGGTCGATGGCAATAATATGGTGACTGCCGGCAACTCAGAGGATTTTGTCAACAACGGCACGGTCAATTTGTTGGCAGGGGCCGAGTTGGCATCCGGGACATATGCCCCGATCTCTGCTGGTGGCGGTCTTTCCGGCGCCGGAACTTTCCAAGGTGTCGGCGGAACCTGGAACGCCTCTACCAACGAGTTCGAAGTCAGTGCCATCACTTCCGATACCAGTGGCGACCTAGGCGGGCGACGCGTACGGTACGCTCCCGATCTTGTCGTCGGTTTCAGTGAAGGAGTCGGAGCGGAGACGTTTGAAGCAACCGCTTTGGACGTTACCTCCATCGACGGTCAAGACGTGCTTATCGCCTACGATTTCGAAACAACGATGCCCGATCAACTCACGGTTCTTTCCTTTCAGATCGGTTCGGGAATCGACGACAGTTTGCTGAACATTTGGTTCCAAGCCGACGGTTCCACGATCTGGTCCGCTTTCACTCCGGTAATCCAAGCCTATGATGGCGACCAGTTCAGCTTTGGGGTTACCCAATTCAGTAGCTATGCGGTTACCGTCGTTCCCGAGCCTGCGACGACCTGGCTGATTGCATTGGGTGCCGCGCTTACGCTTCTGCGGCGGAGAAGACGGGGGTGA
- a CDS encoding transposase — MPNGAAIIASKENFGENPLVNPSNPENPLPQRKRPAHHPPISRYNCSILIFVTVCTQSRRTGLATEDALDAFADACQRADRWRIGRFLLMPDHVHFFCSPARNPSGTHKNWMSYWKRAFTTKIRKTDPGFSWQRDFWDTQMRNADSYTAKWNYVRENPVRAGLVAHPEDWPYQGELNRLSFS; from the coding sequence ATGCCAAACGGCGCCGCAATTATTGCCTCCAAGGAAAATTTTGGCGAAAACCCGCTCGTGAATCCTTCAAACCCAGAAAATCCTCTCCCGCAACGGAAACGGCCCGCCCATCATCCGCCTATTTCTCGATACAACTGCTCAATCCTAATTTTCGTCACAGTTTGCACCCAATCCCGCAGGACCGGACTCGCTACAGAAGATGCCCTCGATGCTTTCGCGGATGCTTGCCAACGCGCCGATCGCTGGAGGATCGGCAGGTTCCTGCTCATGCCCGATCATGTTCATTTCTTTTGTTCGCCCGCCCGCAATCCGAGCGGCACCCATAAGAACTGGATGAGCTACTGGAAGCGGGCCTTTACCACTAAAATCCGGAAAACCGATCCGGGATTTTCATGGCAAAGGGATTTCTGGGACACCCAGATGCGCAACGCGGATTCCTACACCGCAAAGTGGAACTACGTGAGGGAAAATCCGGTCCGTGCCGGGCTCGTCGCCCATCCTGAAGATTGGCCTTATCAAGGAGAGCTAAACCGATTGTCGTTTTCGTAG